A window of the Arachis duranensis cultivar V14167 chromosome 5, aradu.V14167.gnm2.J7QH, whole genome shotgun sequence genome harbors these coding sequences:
- the LOC107488807 gene encoding 2-phytyl-1,4-beta-naphthoquinone methyltransferase, chloroplastic, whose protein sequence is MATMLLLPFRTLIPSSSSSSNFRPAPLRCSNDRQALFNRIAPVYDNLNDLLSLGQHRIWKRMTVSWAGAKAGDHVLDICCGSGDLSFLLSQKVGSDGKVTGLDFSKEQLLVASSKQHSKNCFSNIEWIEGDALDLPFSNGSFDAITMGYGLRNVVDRPKAMQEILRVLKAGSRVAILDFNKSEELLTSTITEWMIDNVVVPVASAYGLSEDYKYLKTSIRGFLTGKELEKLALEVGFSSARHYELSGGLMGCLVAMR, encoded by the exons atgGCAACAATGCTGCTACTCCCTTTCCGAACTctcattccttcttcttcttccagttCAAACTTCCGACCGGCTCCGCTTCGTTGTTCCAACGATCGCCAGGCGCTCTTTAACCGCATTGCTCCTGTCTATGATAAC CTGAATGATTTGCTGAGCTTGGGTCAGCATCGAATTTGGAAGCGCATGACTGTTTCCTGGGCTGG AGCTAAAGCAGGAGATCATGTGTTGGATATTTGCTGCGGAAGTGGCGATTTGTCCTTTCTCTTGTCCCAGAAAGTGGGGTCTGATGGAAAG GTGACTGGTCTTGATTTCTCCAAGGAACAACTATTGGTTGCCTCATCTAAACAGCACTCGAAGAACTGCTTCTCAAATATTGA GTGGATTGAAGGTGATGCTCTAGATTTGCCGTTTTCTAATGGTTCGTTTGATGCTATAACAATGGGCTATGGTCTTAGAAACGTAGTTGATAGGCCTAAAGCTATGCAGGAAATTTTAAGAGTCCTAAAAGCCG GCTCTAGAGTGGCTATCCTTGATTTCAATAAAAGTGAAGAGTTGCTGACTTCTACGATTACG GAATGGATGATTGACAATGTTGTTGTTCCAGTGGCATCTGCTTATGGCCTTTCAGAGGACTACAAATATCTTAAGACTTCAATAAGAGGATTTTTAACAG GGAAGGAATTGGAGAAACTTGCTTTAGAAGTTGGATTTTCCAGTGCTCGACATTATGAGCTCAGTGGAGGCTTGATGGGGTGCTTGGTAGCTATGCGTTAG
- the LOC107488806 gene encoding cysteine-rich receptor-like protein kinase 2: protein MKRTDSFISSQCFVYLIIEALLLSESSIAEPRAKTIQITCGNQFEHNNTTFVPNFVTAMDNITQQISTNIFATAVAGTGPDTNYGLFQCYGDLSLLDCALCNAEARTVLAGCFPYNGGRIYLDGCFMRVQNYSFFNQYSGAGDKAICGNTTRKNSSFQAAAKQAISTAVQDAPNNLGYARVKVSVSGTINASAYVLADCWRNLDPRSCKACLENASSSILGCLPWSEGRALNTGCFMRYSDTDFLNKEQQNGSSKVNVAVLVVPIVSSVVVLVVGIVIGIYIWKHRYIQNKRRGSYDAKKLAKSLHCSGLNFKYSTLEKATGSFDDANKLGQGGFGTVYKGVLPDGRQIAVKRLYFNNRHRAVDFYNEVNIISQIEHKNLVRLLGCSCSRPENLLVYEFLPNRSLDCFIFDRNKGRELKWEKRYEIIVGTAEGLVYLHENSEIRIIHRDIKASNILLDSKLRAKIADFGLARSFQEDKSHISTAIAGTLGYMAPEYLAHGQLTEKADVYSFGVLLLETVTGRQNNGGKTTEYSDSLVTIVWKHFQMGTAAQLFDPNLQLHNHNSSNTKNEVLRVVHIGLLCIQENPTLRPTMSKALHMLTKKEEHLAAPYNPPFLDESTMELHDMSSDPSSPLNVPTSIATMSHSSFYPR, encoded by the exons ATGAAGAGAACAGACTCTTTCATCTCCTCTCAATGCTTTGTTTACCTTATCATTGAAGCACTGTTACTATCAGAGAGTTCAATAGCAGAACCAAGGGCGAAAACGATCCAAATCACATGTGGCAATCAATTTGAGCACAACAACACCACCTTTGTTCCGAATTTCGTTACAGCCATGGACAATATCACTCAACAGATTAGCACTAATATCTTTGCAACAGCAGTTGCAGGCACAGGACCAGACACTAACTATGGCCTGTTTCAGTGCTATGGCGATCTTTCCTTACTTGATTGCGCATTGTGTAACGCTGAGGCACGCACGGTTCTTGCCGGATGCTTCCCTTATAACGGTGGTCGAATTTACCTTGATGGTTGCTTCATGAGGGTTCAGAACTATAGTTTCTTTAATCAGTATTCAGGAGCAGGAGACAAGGCTATATGTGGGAACACAACTAGGAAGAACTCGAGTTTTCAAGCAGCAGCAAAGCAAGCAATTTCAACAGCAGTTCAAGATGCACCAAACAACCTTGGCTATGCTAGAGTTAAGGTTTCTGTGTCAGGAACAATTAATGCGTCCGCTTATGTTCTGGCTGATTGTTGGAGGAATTTGGACCCAAGATCTTGCAAAGCATGTCTTGAGAACGCATCTTCTTCTATATTGGGATGCTTGCCTTGGTCGGAAGGGCGAGCACTTAACACCGGTTGCTTCATGAGGTACTCAGACACAGATTTTCTCAACAAGGAACAACAAAATGGGAGTTCAAAAG TGAACGTAGCAGTGCTAGTTGTTCCAATAGTCAGTTCAGTGGTTGTTCTGGTGGTTGGAATTGTTATTGGGATTTATATCTGGAAACACAGATACATTCAAAACAAAAGAAGAG GTTCATATGATGCGAAAAAACTAGCAAAGTCCCTTCACTGCAGTGGCTTGAATTTCAAGTACTCTACACTGGAAAAGGCGACTGGATCCTTTGATGATGCTAACAAGTTAGGCCAAGGAGGATTCGGAACAGTTTATAAG GGAGTTCTACCTGATGGAAGACAGATTGCCGTCAAGCGGTTATATTTCAACAACAGACATAGAGCTGTGGATTTCTACAATGAAGTTAACATAATTAGCCAAATCGAACACAAGAATCTAGTTAGACTGTTAGGATGCAGCTGTTCAAGACCTGAAAACTTGCTTGTATATGAATTTCTTCCCAACAGAAGTCTTGACTGCTTCATTTTTG ACAGAAATAAGGGAAGGGAACTGAAATGGGAGAAGAGATATGAAATTATTGTTGGGACAGCTGAAGGACTAGTTTACCTGCATGAGAACTCTGAAATCAGGATAATTCACAGAGATATAAAAGCTAGCAACATCCTATTGGATTCAAAGCTTCGTGCAAAAATTGCAGATTTTGGTTTGGCTAGATCCTTTCAAGAAGACAAGAGCCACATAAGTACAGCTATAGCAGGAACTTT GGGCTATATGGCTCCAGAGTACTTGGCTCATGGTCAGTTAACAGAAAAGGCCGATGTATATAGTTTTGGAGTGTTACTGTTAGAGACAGTTACTGGGAGACAGAACAACGGAGGCAAAACAACAGAATATTCAGACAGCCTAGTTACAATT GTATGGAAGCATTTCCAGATGGGGACTGCAGCACAATTATTTGATCCAAATCTTCAGTTGCATAACCATAACAGCAGCAATACTAAGAATGAGGTTTTAAGAGTGGTTCATATAGGTCTTCTATGCATCCAAGAGAACCCTACACTGAGACCAACTATGTCAAAGGCACTACATATGTTAACAAAGAAGGAGGAGCACCTTGCTGCTCCCTATAATCCACCCTTCCTAGATGAGAGTACCATGGAACTGCACGACATGAGTAGCGACCCATCTTCCCCTCTCAATGTACCAACATCAATTGCTACCATGTCGCATAGCTCGTTTTATCCGAGGTGA